ATCGCGCTCTTCGCTCGCCTGGGCACTTTCGGCAACAGTGCTCAACAAACACAAGTACCGTGATGACCGGATGCAGATGTTCGAAGAGATCGCGAATCATCGTGCCGTCTTCGACGGGAAACCGATGGCGCAGATGACGACGGTCGATCCGCGCGCTTTTGATACCTTGCGCGATTTTGCGCGCATGGCCGACGTGCTCGTCGTGCGAAGCTGGTCCGAAGCGACGCGCATAACGCGCACGCTGGGAATCGAGCCGGCGGAAGTACGAAGAGTCGTATCGCGCAAACCCTTGACCTTGCCCGGTCCGAAGAGCGATGCCGAGAAAATCGTTCTGTGGGCGCCGGAGCTGCAAACCTCGCACCTCGGCTTGCTCGTCTACGGGCTTCTGGACTTCCATCGGCCGCTCGTCGTGATTTGCAAGAGCGGAACGTTTCGCGATCCGGAACTCGATGTTCGCCGGCCGCAGGCCGCCGGCGAGGTTCTTGCGGATGCAGCCGTTGTCATCGATGCGTCGCTCTCCGATCCGCACGACGCCATCGAGTTGACGCGCCTCGGACATCGTGTCGCGACGCCTATGCCCAACGGCGCGCACGAATACGTCCCGGGCGTAAGTGGATACGTGCCGTGGATGCGCCGCAGCATTCGTGAAAGCGTGCAGGTCGCGCTCGGGCGCTCGCCTACGACGGTGGCCGTGCAATCGCCGCCGGCTCTGCTGCGTGCGCCGGAACTTCGCACGAACGGCCCGCTGACGTCGCTCATCGTCCGCACGTATAATCGTCCGCGCTTTCTCGAACGGGCGCTCGAGAGCATCGCATCACAAACCTATCGCGACATCGAGGCCGTCGTCGTGAACGATGCGGGCGAGGCGGTCGACGACGTCGTGGCGCGGTTTCCATTCGCCCGCCTGGTCGTCAACGAGAAAAATCTTGGTACGACTCCGTCGGCGAACGTCGGCCTTCGCGCCGCGCGTGGAACCTACGTCGGCTTGTTGGATGACGATGACATGATCTTTCCCGATCACGTCTCGCGTTTGGTCGATGCAATGGAGCGGATCGGAGGGGCGGCCGCAAATTCGCACGCCATTACCTGCTATCTCGAGCTGACGCCCTTTTCGGACTACGCCGTTTACGGCTATCGCGTCGCGCTGGCGCGTCATATCGATCGTTCGGATATCTATGTGCGCGATCCGATTGCCCCGATGTCGATGCTCATGCGTCGTTCCGTTCTCGAGGATTTAGGCGGATTCGAAGAGTCCGTGGATTTTGCCGAGGATTGGGAGTTGTGGATCCGCATTGCGGAACACTACGACGTGCAATACGTCCCGTACGTAACCGGAATCTATTCGGTGCGCACCGATGCGACGAACACGGTCGTCACGCTCGCAGCACGCTTTGGAAGTGCGTACGCGCGGATCGTCGAGCTGCATCCGCTCGTCGATCGTCCGCAGATCGATACGATGCGGCAGCAGATGATCGATCAGCACCGCGGTGTGGACATGACGCCGCGCTGGGGAACGCCCGCGATTCGTTTCGAGCCGCCGCGTCCGCTGCCGTGATCAAAGCATTCGGAGAGCGCGCCAAGCGCTGGGCGAAGAGCGCGCAGGCGAGCGGGAACATCATTGCCGCCGACGAGTCAGCGTTTCTCGAAGCGGTTCTCGAGGGTGTGCGCCGGCGTGCGCGCGGAGAGAGCTTTGGCGTCGCGATGTTTCTCGACGAAGATCCGAACCGTTTCGTGCGCAGTTGGGCTGCAAAGCTCTTGTCATCTGCGAAAACGTTCGACGATCGCCGGGGTCTCTGCGGCGCAATCGCAATGGGCGCGGTCGTCGTCGATGGAAAGCGTCAACCCGAGCTGAGCGGTATCGATGGCGACGCTTTCGCGCACGCGCGCGCGCTCTGGTGTTTGGCCGATAGCGCGGTCATCATTTCGGAAGCTGCCTACACCCGTCTCGCGTTCGTGTTCGGACGTTGGCACCTGTCGCGCACGGAAGTCGTGCAAGGTGATATAACGATCCCTGAACCTGCGGCACCCGCGCAAGATGCCGATCACGTCGTCATTTGGGCGGGCAATCGGAGCGCGGACGAGATCGCGATCACGTTGTGCGCGCTCGAAGAGCTGCATCTTCCGGTTTACGTCGTCTGCAAGGGCGGAAAGATTCCGGATACGATCCATCGCGTGACGGTTGAACAAGCAGAACCACTGCTTCGTTCGGCCGCAGCGATCGTTGATACGAGCGACGATCAACCCGGGACTGCAATTGCACTGGCACGCTTTGGCGTTCCGCTGGCGGTCGCGCGGACATCGGGTGCGCACGAGTTCGTCGCCAACGTCGCGCCCTATGACGGTTGGAACCGGGATTCAATTCTCGCTGCAACGCTCCGCGCACTCGCCGGCGGTTCGCCACATCCTGTTACCCTGAGCCCTTCGACTCCGCTTACGCTACGCTCAGGTCAGGCGAAGTCGAAGGGGAGCAGAAGTCGGGCCGCCGTTCGGGAGCGCGCTCCGCTCGTGAGCGTGATCGCACCGACCTACAATCGGCGAACGCTCCTGCCACGCGCACTCGAGAGCATCAAACGCCAAGATTATCCCGCGGTCGAGATCGTCGTCGTCAACGATGCAGGCGAGGATATCTCGGACATTGCAGAGCGTTTCGGCGCGACGCTCGTCAGACGTGACGCGAATGGCGGGCACGGAGCCGCGCTCAACTCGGGCATCGAGCGCGCGGCCGGCAAATACATCGCGTTCCTGGACGACGACGACATCTTTTTCCCCGATCATCTTTCCTCGCTCGTCGATGCCCTTGAGGGGGCACGCGCCGAGGTCGCGCACGCGGATGCACTTATGGGAATCCGCGGCGCCCCCGATGAGCTGGTCGGTTTTTCGCCGGGCGCCGTTACCGGCGTCGATATCGAAGAGGCGCTCGTCGTGTGTCCGTTCCTCGGAATGATCTCCGCCGTGATTCGCCGCGACGTTTTCCGCGAAGTCGGCTTGTTCGATACGGCGCTTTCCCCCAACGACGACTACGAGATGATCTTGCGCATCGCGCTTCGCTACGACTGGCTACATGTCGACCGGGTCACGTCGCTGTGGTCTTTCGGCGGCGAGTACACTCACTGGCTGCAGCGTACCGGTGCCTCGTACGCCGGTCTCTATGAGGAGGCGTACAAGCGTCACCCTTTCCCGGACCGGCCGCTTCTTGCGATCCGGCGGCGCGATTTCGTTCAGAACATTCGCGCCAAAGGCGGAATCGTTCTCAACGTCACGAGTGCGCGGTTAAGCAAGCCCGCGCGACTCAAGGAAGAAGGCCCGATAGGTAAGTGAGCGCAGGCACAGCCGTCCACGAGGGCGAGCCCCCCAAGACGCGAAACTCGGCTAACTAATGGATGCACGAAAGGCCACTGCGGCCGTCTCGGCCGCGGGAATGATTCTTATCGCGGGCTGTGGTGGTGGCGGCAAGATGGGCGGCGGCTCGCTTCCGAGCACCGGGAACGGCCTTCATAACACGACGGCACCGGCGAATTCGTCGAAGATCGGGCTGAAATTCACGCTGCCTCCGCGCAACGCGAACGTCTGGACGACGCCTGCTTATCAACCGGCATACAAGCAGCGACGT
Above is a genomic segment from Candidatus Baltobacteraceae bacterium containing:
- a CDS encoding glycosyltransferase encodes the protein MAILAFGDEARAWARRFDEMDDQLIIVDPSGASSAFLTAIETKKRGEPVLAAIALDESRSSLAWALSATVLNKHKYRDDRMQMFEEIANHRAVFDGKPMAQMTTVDPRAFDTLRDFARMADVLVVRSWSEATRITRTLGIEPAEVRRVVSRKPLTLPGPKSDAEKIVLWAPELQTSHLGLLVYGLLDFHRPLVVICKSGTFRDPELDVRRPQAAGEVLADAAVVIDASLSDPHDAIELTRLGHRVATPMPNGAHEYVPGVSGYVPWMRRSIRESVQVALGRSPTTVAVQSPPALLRAPELRTNGPLTSLIVRTYNRPRFLERALESIASQTYRDIEAVVVNDAGEAVDDVVARFPFARLVVNEKNLGTTPSANVGLRAARGTYVGLLDDDDMIFPDHVSRLVDAMERIGGAAANSHAITCYLELTPFSDYAVYGYRVALARHIDRSDIYVRDPIAPMSMLMRRSVLEDLGGFEESVDFAEDWELWIRIAEHYDVQYVPYVTGIYSVRTDATNTVVTLAARFGSAYARIVELHPLVDRPQIDTMRQQMIDQHRGVDMTPRWGTPAIRFEPPRPLP
- a CDS encoding glycosyltransferase family A protein, which codes for MIKAFGERAKRWAKSAQASGNIIAADESAFLEAVLEGVRRRARGESFGVAMFLDEDPNRFVRSWAAKLLSSAKTFDDRRGLCGAIAMGAVVVDGKRQPELSGIDGDAFAHARALWCLADSAVIISEAAYTRLAFVFGRWHLSRTEVVQGDITIPEPAAPAQDADHVVIWAGNRSADEIAITLCALEELHLPVYVVCKGGKIPDTIHRVTVEQAEPLLRSAAAIVDTSDDQPGTAIALARFGVPLAVARTSGAHEFVANVAPYDGWNRDSILAATLRALAGGSPHPVTLSPSTPLTLRSGQAKSKGSRSRAAVRERAPLVSVIAPTYNRRTLLPRALESIKRQDYPAVEIVVVNDAGEDISDIAERFGATLVRRDANGGHGAALNSGIERAAGKYIAFLDDDDIFFPDHLSSLVDALEGARAEVAHADALMGIRGAPDELVGFSPGAVTGVDIEEALVVCPFLGMISAVIRRDVFREVGLFDTALSPNDDYEMILRIALRYDWLHVDRVTSLWSFGGEYTHWLQRTGASYAGLYEEAYKRHPFPDRPLLAIRRRDFVQNIRAKGGIVLNVTSARLSKPARLKEEGPIGK